Proteins from one Desulfonema limicola genomic window:
- a CDS encoding two-component system sensor histidine kinase NtrB, with protein sequence MQDTGIDQKTDSKEEFVTISKYELDRLRTRVRKMAMDKSYLQLIFRLMHQMSTAPGIENTIDNLLRNILDVIGGSNIMIYYFIGKNIFYADVYGKKISLDRIDDEYINKVLKTREPMEFEQDYTRTELMTESFSKAYTWIFPLVAGRDFIGVFKMESLNISVRDLYKELPSFFNYAALIIKNEIMEHTKLKKAYDQIRMTNKELTREIARRKLIQEALNQSNLELEKRVAERTLELNNANTRLKNELAERIKAKTEIQKLKNYLANIIDSMPSILVGMDKEERITQWNREAEAATGITADKAIGRPVTQILSDFSPWIKNLSAKISKRHPAVMEKVLLEKSGERHFHDLMIYPLVTNGVEGAVIKIEDVTERTRIQELMIQTEKMMSLGGLAAGMAHEINNPLGIITQAAQNIERRVSPQLPVNQRAARELGLDLECVHKYFEKRQIFIFITSIREAVTRAAKIVSNMLQFSRSSPDTMQYEFLSDRINKSLELASNDYDLKKKYDFRTIKIVKDFFPDMPKVLVLAVEIEQVILNLLKNAAQAMIYNPPEKIPEIIIRLYQHDRYAVMEIEDNGPGMPEEVRVRVFEPFFTTKKPGIGTGLGLSVSYMIVTNNHKGLMEVRSSLGKGTCFTVRLPV encoded by the coding sequence ATGCAAGACACAGGAATAGATCAAAAAACAGACTCAAAAGAAGAATTTGTTACCATATCAAAATATGAACTGGACCGGCTTAGAACCCGTGTCAGAAAAATGGCAATGGACAAGTCCTATCTCCAGTTGATTTTCAGGCTCATGCACCAGATGAGTACAGCCCCTGGCATTGAAAATACTATTGATAATCTGCTTAGAAACATCCTTGATGTTATAGGCGGCAGCAATATAATGATTTATTACTTTATTGGTAAAAATATATTTTATGCAGATGTTTACGGCAAAAAAATTTCTTTGGACAGGATTGATGATGAATATATTAACAAGGTTTTAAAAACCAGGGAACCAATGGAGTTTGAGCAGGATTATACAAGAACAGAACTGATGACAGAATCCTTTTCAAAAGCATATACCTGGATATTTCCCCTTGTGGCAGGCAGAGATTTTATCGGTGTATTTAAAATGGAGAGCTTAAATATTTCTGTTCGTGATTTATACAAGGAGCTTCCCTCATTTTTTAATTATGCAGCCCTGATAATAAAAAATGAAATAATGGAGCATACAAAACTGAAAAAAGCCTATGACCAGATACGCATGACCAATAAAGAATTAACCAGGGAGATTGCCAGGCGGAAACTCATACAGGAGGCTTTGAATCAATCCAACCTGGAACTTGAAAAAAGAGTGGCAGAACGCACCCTGGAGCTGAATAATGCAAACACAAGATTAAAAAATGAGCTTGCTGAACGCATAAAGGCAAAAACCGAGATACAAAAGCTTAAAAACTATCTTGCCAATATAATTGATTCAATGCCTTCCATACTGGTAGGAATGGATAAGGAAGAAAGGATAACCCAGTGGAACAGGGAAGCTGAAGCGGCAACAGGTATAACAGCAGATAAGGCAATTGGCAGACCTGTTACCCAGATACTTTCAGATTTTTCACCCTGGATAAAAAACCTCAGTGCAAAAATTTCAAAACGTCATCCTGCTGTTATGGAAAAGGTTCTTCTTGAAAAAAGCGGTGAACGCCATTTCCATGATCTTATGATCTATCCTCTTGTTACCAATGGTGTTGAAGGTGCTGTTATAAAGATTGAAGATGTTACAGAGCGCACCAGAATCCAGGAATTGATGATCCAGACTGAAAAAATGATGTCTCTTGGAGGTCTGGCTGCCGGGATGGCACATGAGATAAACAATCCCCTGGGAATAATTACCCAGGCTGCCCAGAATATAGAACGCCGGGTCAGCCCGCAGCTGCCTGTAAACCAGAGAGCAGCCCGGGAACTTGGGCTTGATCTGGAATGTGTTCATAAATATTTTGAAAAACGCCAGATATTTATTTTTATTACAAGCATACGCGAAGCAGTAACAAGAGCAGCCAAAATAGTCAGCAATATGCTCCAGTTCAGCCGCAGTTCTCCTGATACAATGCAGTATGAATTTCTTTCTGACAGAATAAATAAATCTTTGGAACTTGCTTCCAATGATTATGATCTTAAAAAAAAATACGATTTCAGGACTATTAAGATTGTTAAAGACTTTTTTCCAGACATGCCAAAGGTTTTGGTGCTGGCTGTTGAAATCGAGCAGGTAATCTTAAACCTGCTGAAAAATGCAGCCCAGGCAATGATTTACAATCCTCCTGAAAAGATTCCTGAAATTATTATCCGCCTCTATCAGCATGACAGATATGCTGTCATGGAGATAGAAGACAATGGCCCGGGAATGCCCGAAGAGGTCAGGGTAAGAGTATTTGAACCCTTTTTTACTACAAAAAAACCTGGAATTGGCACCGGACTGGGACTTTCTGTATCTTATATGATTGTTACAAATAACCACAAAGGCTTAATGGAGGTAAGATCATCACTGGGAAAAGGAACCTGCTTTACAGTCAGGCTCCCTGTTTAG
- the corA gene encoding magnesium/cobalt transporter CorA, with the protein MFLLNHSPDKTGMSPGTLIHTGERKAENVHVSSILYNETLFEEKEIIAEQCLLKQDNSILWIHIKGLHNPDIINSIGQSFSIHNLVLEDILNTAQRPKIEEYDECLFVVLKSFRTDKDSDKILTEQISIIMGENFVISFQESSDEIFNQVRKRLENKTGRIRKMKSDYLAYALMDTVIDHYFSVIESLENQVETIEDTLIKDPSVQALENIYYLKQEVLFMRKAVKPVRDMIYKLERMESGFINDTTRIFIRDLYDHSIQTTDSLETLREITSSLLDLYHTSVSSRMNEVMKVLTIISTIFIPLSFIAGVYGMNFKYMPELEFKWGYLIVWILIVSTSLSMLTFFRKRKWI; encoded by the coding sequence ATGTTTCTATTAAACCATAGTCCTGACAAAACAGGCATGTCTCCTGGAACCTTAATTCATACAGGAGAAAGAAAAGCTGAAAATGTGCATGTGTCCAGCATTCTTTATAATGAAACATTGTTTGAAGAAAAAGAAATCATTGCTGAACAATGCCTGTTAAAACAAGATAACAGCATTCTCTGGATTCATATTAAAGGACTGCACAATCCTGATATTATAAATTCTATTGGCCAGTCTTTTTCTATACATAACCTGGTTTTAGAGGATATACTTAACACAGCGCAGCGTCCTAAAATTGAAGAATATGATGAATGTCTTTTTGTTGTGCTTAAAAGTTTTCGCACTGACAAAGATTCTGATAAAATATTAACAGAACAGATAAGTATCATTATGGGAGAAAATTTTGTTATTTCTTTTCAGGAAAGCAGTGATGAGATTTTTAACCAGGTGAGAAAAAGGCTTGAAAACAAAACAGGCCGGATCAGGAAAATGAAAAGCGATTATCTGGCCTATGCGCTTATGGATACTGTGATTGATCATTATTTTTCAGTTATAGAATCCCTTGAAAACCAGGTGGAAACTATTGAAGATACCCTTATAAAAGATCCTTCTGTCCAGGCTTTGGAAAATATTTATTATTTAAAGCAGGAAGTGCTTTTTATGAGAAAAGCTGTAAAACCTGTTCGGGATATGATCTATAAACTGGAAAGAATGGAAAGCGGGTTTATTAATGATACAACCAGGATATTTATCAGGGATCTTTACGATCATTCAATCCAGACTACGGATTCCCTTGAGACCCTGCGTGAAATAACCTCAAGCCTGCTTGATCTTTATCATACAAGTGTAAGCAGCAGGATGAATGAGGTTATGAAGGTTTTAACTATTATATCAACTATTTTTATCCCTCTCAGCTTTATTGCAGGGGTTTATGGAATGAATTTTAAATACATGCCGGAACTGGAATTTAAATGGGGATACCTGATTGTATGGATTTTGATTGTTTCCACAAGCCTTTCCATGCTGACCTTTTTTAGAAAACGAAAATGGATATAA
- a CDS encoding mechanosensitive ion channel domain-containing protein yields the protein MKQMYYRLNLTGFILFMFIMFFFSTAQAQEIIDNKDIQTQQQETGAETGGEYAKLMPFIEMSLKMENKNIEDIKKEQKELKENSKDLANEINGYKVQLSKHINLLHLPQTKIEDLEQALIKHRKALENIDAYLINFKQKQTVVLQRLAQTEEQYTFNEKQIYEISIEGGNTALDAQVLVENIQMLIRVLSVKINELEWLDEYYKTNIKQLQELRDELSQFTEKFIQDIEERKKIQLFTRKDNPLEALNYASIKHETNLLTGKIKELFTLIYWQKLFSDVWNSRGVLFFSVIILFITAFFAIIKINRYYPVPEIPETGDMTWYSFINILFRRSLLLFVSCIFLYFFSTIHQLYKIIPFTQAAYKLMIIILFTRWAALFMSLWLSQNKQKNISAQLISSIISGIRIVRYFALIHVVMEWLLGENSVIIVLIRIFFDFVLIIGCVNFWKRLKADSHDDPDITFQGFSLYNIIEKLTYIIFLGGLVSELIGYGFFAVYWYASWGRTIITLIWGGLIFMVFREWKHNINLQPETDESQKKHNVTVKRFCVRLCWPVWFICFIISLIVAWGGRQSVIINSLAVLNHPVQIGSITINLMGFVYAFLTLSLFHLAMQIWKHDLINKVFPDDKFEMGLKSSINSIITYVVWAVAIIISLSFIGFSTASLTVVFGALSVGLGFGLQNIFNNFVSGIILLFERPIQVGDIVEVNGIWGEIKNINIRSTQVQTYDNASLIIPNSEFISSQVTNWSFKDMRIRRKLNIGVAYGSDIELVRKLLIEIAKNTENVLLYPEPNIVFQDFGDSALIFVLRYWTHLDYFFSTQTDIFFEVDRLFKENNIEIPFPQRDVYIRSMVNAKNDIAE from the coding sequence GGGGCAGAAACCGGGGGCGAATATGCCAAACTCATGCCCTTTATTGAAATGAGTCTGAAAATGGAAAATAAAAATATTGAAGATATAAAAAAAGAACAAAAAGAGCTGAAAGAAAATTCAAAAGACCTTGCAAATGAAATTAATGGATACAAGGTTCAGCTTTCAAAACATATAAATCTGCTTCATCTTCCTCAAACTAAAATTGAAGATCTTGAACAAGCATTAATAAAACACAGGAAAGCCCTTGAAAACATTGATGCATATCTAATAAATTTTAAACAAAAACAGACAGTGGTGTTGCAGCGTCTGGCACAGACAGAAGAACAATACACGTTTAATGAAAAACAAATCTATGAAATCAGCATAGAAGGAGGCAATACTGCTCTTGATGCCCAGGTTCTTGTAGAAAATATCCAGATGCTTATTAGAGTGTTGTCTGTGAAAATCAATGAACTTGAATGGCTTGATGAATATTACAAAACTAATATTAAGCAATTGCAGGAACTCAGGGATGAATTATCTCAATTTACTGAAAAATTTATACAAGATATTGAAGAAAGAAAAAAAATCCAGCTTTTTACAAGAAAAGATAATCCCCTTGAAGCATTGAATTATGCCAGTATAAAACATGAAACTAATTTATTGACTGGCAAGATAAAAGAATTGTTTACTTTGATTTACTGGCAGAAACTTTTTTCAGATGTCTGGAATTCAAGGGGGGTTCTCTTTTTTTCTGTTATTATTTTATTTATAACAGCATTTTTTGCAATTATAAAAATAAATAGATATTATCCGGTACCTGAGATTCCAGAAACAGGGGATATGACATGGTATTCTTTTATAAATATTTTATTCCGCCGGTCTCTTTTGCTTTTTGTAAGCTGTATTTTTCTTTATTTTTTTTCAACAATTCATCAATTATACAAGATTATACCATTTACCCAGGCTGCATATAAACTTATGATAATTATCCTGTTTACCCGCTGGGCAGCTCTTTTTATGTCCCTCTGGCTTTCCCAAAATAAGCAAAAAAATATTTCCGCTCAATTAATCTCATCAATTATAAGCGGAATCAGGATAGTTAGATATTTTGCTCTTATTCATGTAGTCATGGAATGGCTTTTAGGTGAAAACAGTGTTATTATTGTCCTGATACGCATATTTTTTGATTTTGTCCTTATCATTGGGTGCGTGAATTTCTGGAAACGATTAAAAGCAGATTCCCATGATGATCCAGACATTACATTTCAAGGCTTTAGTCTGTACAATATAATAGAAAAATTAACATATATTATTTTTTTAGGCGGGCTTGTTTCAGAGCTTATAGGGTATGGATTTTTTGCTGTTTACTGGTATGCTTCATGGGGCAGGACAATTATTACATTAATCTGGGGCGGCTTGATATTTATGGTTTTCAGGGAATGGAAACACAATATAAATCTCCAGCCTGAAACAGATGAATCTCAAAAAAAACACAATGTAACTGTTAAAAGGTTTTGCGTGCGCCTGTGCTGGCCTGTCTGGTTTATTTGTTTTATAATAAGCCTTATTGTTGCCTGGGGCGGCAGGCAGTCTGTAATAATTAATTCCCTGGCTGTTTTAAACCATCCTGTTCAAATCGGCAGCATTACCATCAATCTTATGGGTTTTGTATATGCCTTTCTTACATTATCCCTGTTTCATCTTGCCATGCAGATATGGAAGCATGATCTTATTAATAAAGTATTTCCTGATGATAAATTTGAAATGGGTCTTAAAAGCTCCATTAACAGCATAATTACCTATGTGGTATGGGCTGTTGCTATTATCATTTCTTTAAGCTTTATCGGCTTTAGTACAGCATCTTTGACTGTGGTTTTTGGAGCATTAAGTGTTGGTCTTGGTTTTGGTCTTCAAAATATATTTAATAATTTTGTAAGCGGTATAATACTTTTGTTTGAAAGACCTATCCAGGTTGGCGATATTGTTGAGGTAAACGGTATATGGGGTGAGATAAAAAACATTAATATACGATCCACACAGGTTCAAACCTATGACAATGCGTCTCTTATTATTCCCAATTCAGAATTTATAAGCAGCCAGGTAACCAACTGGAGTTTCAAGGACATGAGAATACGCAGAAAATTAAATATAGGTGTGGCCTATGGATCAGATATTGAACTTGTCCGCAAACTTCTTATTGAAATTGCAAAAAATACAGAAAATGTATTATTATATCCTGAACCAAATATTGTTTTTCAGGATTTTGGAGACAGCGCCCTGATTTTCGTCCTGCGCTATTGGACCCATCTGGATTATTTTTTCTCAACCCAGACTGATATATTTTTTGAAGTTGACAGGCTTTTCAAGGAAAATAATATTGAAATCCCATTTCCCCAGAGAGATGTTTATATTCGCTCTATGGTAAACGCCAAAAACGATATTGCAGAGTAA